A window of the Lolium perenne isolate Kyuss_39 chromosome 7, Kyuss_2.0, whole genome shotgun sequence genome harbors these coding sequences:
- the LOC127318078 gene encoding probable cinnamyl alcohol dehydrogenase 8B, with product MEKEGLPALGWAARDTSGHLSPYSFSRRVQEDDDVTIKVLFCGICHTDLHIAKNDWGNTLYPVVPGHEIVGVVTDIGRGVDGFKIGETVGVGYFVGSCRTCISCSKGYENYCAKLELTSNGVGRDGENTRGGFSDVLVVNQDYVLRVPDTVPMDGAAPLLCAGVTVYTPMMRHGLNAPGKHLGVVGLGGLGHLAIKFGKAFGMTVTVISSSPAKRQEALDRLGADAFLLSSDPEEMKAAAGTMDGIIDTVSAGHPIVPLLDVLSPMGQIVLVGGPSEPLELPAYAIVPGGKGIVGNLVGSIRDCQAMLDFAGKHGITADVEVVKMDYVNTAVQRLQRNDVRYRFVIDVAGSQL from the exons ATGGAGAAAGAAGGGTTGCCAGCGCTGGGCTGGGCCGCGAGAGACACCTCCGGCCACCTCTCACCGTACAGCTTCTCGAGAAG GGTTCAGGAGGACGACGATGTGACCATCAAGGTGCTCTTCTGCGGGATCTGCCACACCGACCTCCACATCGCCAAGAACGACTGGGGCAACACCCTGTACCCCGTCGTTCCCGG GCACGAGATCGTCGGCGTCGTCACCGACATTGGCCGCGGCGTCGACGGCTTCAAGATCGGCGAGACGGTGGGCGTGGGGTACTTCGTCGGCTCCTGCCGAACGTGCATCAGCTGCAGCAAAGGCTACGAGAACTACTGCGCCAAGCTGGAGCTCACCTCCAATGGCGTGGGCCGCGACGGCGAAAACACACGCGGTGGGTTCTCCGACGTCCTCGTCGTCAACCAGGACTACGTCCTCCGCGTGCCGGACACCGTGCCCATGGACGGGGCGGCGCCTCTGCTCTGCGCCGGCGTCACGGTGTATACCCCGATGATGCGGCACGGGCTCAACGCTCCCGGCAAGCACCTCGGCGTCGTCGGCCTCGGCGGCCTCGGCCACCTGGCCATCAAGTTCGGGAAGGCGTTTGGGATGACCGTCACAGTGATAAGCTCATCGCCCGCAAAGCGCCAGGAGGCGCTCGACCGCCTCGGCGCCGACGCCTTCCTGCTCAGCAGCGACCCCGAGGAGATGAAGGCTGCGGCCGGCACCATGGACGGCATCATCGACACGGTGTCGGCGGGGCACCCCATCGTGCCGCTGCTGGACGTGCTGAGCCCGATGGGGCAGATAGTGCTGGTGGGCGGGCCTAGCGAGCCGCTGGAGCTGCCGGCCTATGCCATCGTGCCGGGCGGGAAGGGCATCGTCGGGAACCTCGTCGGCAGCATCAGGGACTGCCAGGCCATGCTGGACTTCGCGGGGAAGCACGGCATCACGGCCGACGTCGAGGTCGTCAAGATGGACTACGTCAACACGGCCGTCCAGCGGCTCCAGAGGAACGACGTCAGGTACCGCTTCGTCATCGACGTCGCCGGAAGCCAGCTGTAG
- the LOC127318077 gene encoding UDP-glucosyltransferase UGT13248 translates to MESTPTAATGSNVFLLPFPGFQGHANPMLQFGRRLAYHGLRPTLVTTRYILSTTPPPGEPFRVAAISDGFDAGGMASPPDAEYVSRLLAAGPETLRELLLSEAHAGRPVRVLVYDPLLPWARLVAQAAGVPTAAFFSQPCSVDIVYGELWAGRLALPVTDGHELLARGALGVELGPEDVPPYALVPESQPLFLKASIEQFEGLEEADDVLVNSFREIEPKEADYMESTWRAKMIGPTLPSFYLDDDRLPSNKSYGFNLFGSDSPCMEWLQNQSVSSVVLVSYGTFSNYDKTQLEELGNGLCDSGKPFLWVVRSNEAHKLSQELKVKCEKNGLIVTWFSQLEVLAHKAIGCFVTHCGWNSTLEAVVSGVPLVGIPHWADQPTIAKYVESVWGIGVRVQKGKNGSLKRGEINRCIREVMDGERKDEYKRNIVKWTQKAKEAMKEGGSSDKYIAEFAAKYSSI, encoded by the exons ATGGAGAGTACGCCGACGGCCGCCACCGGCTCGAACGTCTTCCTCCTGCCGTTCCCTGGTTTCCAGGGCCACGCAAACCCGATGCTGCAGTTCGGCCGCCGCCTGGCGTACCACGGCCTCCGTCCCACCTTGGTCACCACACGGTACATCCTCTCCACCACCCCACCCCCTGGCGAGCCCTTCCGCGTGGCCGCCATCTCCGACGGCTTCGACGCCGGCGGTATGGCCTCGCCCCCAGACGCGGAGTATGTCTCCCGGCTGCTGGCCGCGGGGCCCGAGACGCTGCGGGAGCTCCTGCTGTCGGAGGCGCACGCGGGGCGGCCCGTGCGCGTGCTGGTGTACGACCCTCTCTTGCCGTGGGCGCGGCTTGTGGCGCAGGCCGCTGGTGTGCCCACCGCAGCGTTCTTCTCCCAGCCGTGCTCGGTGGACATCGTCTACGGCGAACTGTGGGCGGGGCGGCTGGCGCTGCCCGTGACGGACGGGCACGAGCTGCTCGCGAGGGGAGCGCTGGGTGTGGAGCTGGGGCCGGAGGACGTGCCACCGTATGCCCTGGTGCCGGAGTCGCAGCCCCTGTTCCTCAAGGCGTCCATCGAGCAGTTCGAGGGGCTGGAGGAAGCCGATGACGTGCTCGTCAACTCCTTCCGCGAAATCGAGCCAAAG GAGGCAGACTACATGGAGTCAACATGGAGAGCAAAGATGATAGGTCCGACCTTGCCGTCATTCTACCTTGATGATGATCGTCTACCATCCAACAAATCTTATGGTTTCAACTTGTTCGGAAGCGATTCACCGTGCATGGAGTGGCTACAGAATCAGAGTGTTTCCTCTGTTGTGCTTGTATCATATGGGACATTCTCTAACTATGACAAAACCCAGCTAGAGGAGCTTGGCAATGGACTATGCGATTCCGGCAAACCTTTTCTTTGGGTTGTAAGGTCCAACGAGGCACATAAGTTATCTCAGGAACTCAAGGTGAAATGTGAGAAGAATGGATTAATTGTTACTTGGTTCTCCCAACTTGAGGTTCTAGCACACAAGGCCATCG GTTGTTTTGTTACCCATTGTGGGTGGAACTCGACATTGGAGGCAGTCGTTAGCGGTGTACCTCTCGTGGGAATTCCACATTGGGCGGACCAACCCACCATAGCAAAGTATGTGGAGAGTGTGTGGGGCATAGGTGTGCGTGTCCAGAAAGGCAAAAATGGATCGCTAAAGAGGGGTGAAATCAATCGGTGTATAAGAGAGGTCATGGATGGGGAGAGGAAGGATGAGTACAAAAGAAATATTGTGAAGTGGACCCAAAAGGCAAAGGAGGCAATGAAGGAAGGAGGAAGCTCGGACAAGTACATTGCTGAATTCGCTGCCAAGTATTCATCAATTTAA